A genomic window from Chanos chanos chromosome 14, fChaCha1.1, whole genome shotgun sequence includes:
- the slc4a5a gene encoding electrogenic sodium bicarbonate cotransporter 4 isoform X1: MSSREAAEVERGLRYDHHRHEHRECDDRDRDRYELEEGGLDPPEHSLQSDINRTMSPAAERLRYILGDDDDTMPTPTLFTEMDTLQHEGDELEWKESARWVKFEEKVEEGGERWSKPHVSTLSLHSLFELRTCLQTGTVLLDLEGYSLPQIVDDIIERQIEEGLIGPELREKISFVLLRKHRHQTKKPIHRSLADLGKSSSPRSPSRTPAASANFNRSTEDLRSKQAGNYGRLRHAQSRSMSDIADTPSTDQLKNKFMKKIPRDAEASNVLVGEVDFLDKPFVAFVRLSQATTLGGLTEVPVPTRFLFVLLGPPGKAKSYNEIGRAIATLMVDDLFSDVAYKARDREDLIAGIDEFLDEVIVLPPGEWDPKIRIEPPKKVPSADKRKSVFSLNELGQMNGAAGGGGAVSEDEEMPVPHELGEELAFTGRFCGGLFLDIKRKLPWYPSDFYEGFHIQSISAVLFIYLGCITNAITFGGLLGDATDNYQGVMESFLGTALAGTVFCMFGGQPLIILSSTGPILIFEKLLYEFSKNNGIDYMELRLWIGMHSCLQCFLLVAVDASYIIKYMTRFTEEGFSSLISFIFISDAIKKMVGSFKYYPINTDFKPDYVTAYKCECVAPDPIPVPDNTSNLFGLNVTALDWTQLSKKECVKYGGSLVGKSCKYVPDLALMSFILFFGTYSMTVSLKKFKFSRYFPTKLRKLISDFSIFMSIMTFVGVDMLLGLKTPKLIVPTEFKPTRSDRGWLVMPFGKNPWWVYLASFVPALLVTILIFMDQQISAVIVNRKENKLKKGCGYHLDLFWVGVLMAACSFMGLPWYVAATVISIAHIDSLKMESESSAPGEQPQFLGVREQRLTGILVFVLTGVSIFLAPVLQFIPMPVLYGVFLYMGVASLNGIQFWERIKLYLMPSKHQPDFTFLRHVPLRRVHLFTLVQIICLAVLWTLKSTFLAIIFPVMILGLMVVRKMLDMVFSQHDLAWLDDILPDKEKKKKDDEKKKKEKKKPKGGDDSEDVRKYHPYSNCSMNEADLDRSITLHLKISCPSSPAGPLTRGMNCPVPQVKIEMESDYDDMDCDPRRRDLSSETTL; the protein is encoded by the exons TGTCCCCGGCAGCTGAGCGTTTGCGCTACATTCTGGGAGATGATGACGACACAATGCCCACTCCCACTCTCTTCACTGAGATGGACACGCTACAGCATGAGGGGGATGAGCTGGAGTGGAAAGAGTCAGCTAG GTGGGTGAAGTTtgaggagaaggtggaggaaggaggagagagatggagcaaaCCTCACGTTTCTACACTGTCCTTGCACAGTCTGTTTGAGCTACGGACCTGTCTGCAGACTGGTACTGTTTTGCTGGACCTGGAGGGCTACTCTCTCCCACAGATAGTTG ATGACATCATCGAGCGCCAGATTGAGGAGGGTCTGATTGGACCAGAGCTCAGAGAGAAGATTAGCTTTGTGTTGCTACggaaacacagacaccagaccAAGAAACCCATCCATCGCTCACTTGCAGACTTGGGCAAATCCAGCTCAC CCCGTAGTCCCAGCCGCACACCAGCTGCCAGTGCTAACTTCAACCGCTCCACAGAGGACCTGCGATCCAAACAGGCAGGAAACTATGGCCGTCTCC GCCATGCCCAGAGCCGAAGCATGAGCGATATCGCAGACACACCGAGCACAGACCAG CTGAAGAACAAGTTTATGAAAAAGATTCCCAGAGATGCAGAAGCCTCTAATGTCCTGGTTGGAGAGGTGGACTTTTTGGACAAGCCTTTTGTTGCCTTTGTGCGCCTGTCCCAGGCAACCACACTGGGTGGTCTTACTGAAGTCCCAGTGCCCACCAG ATTCTTGTTTGTGCTCTTGGGACCGCCTGGAAAAGCCAAATCTTACAACGAGATCGGCCGAGCTATCGCCACTCTGATGGTGGATGAT CTCTTCAGTGACGTGGCTTATAAGGCTCGGGACCGAGAGGACCTGATCGCAGGCATCGATGAGTTCTTGGATGAGGTCATAGTGCTTCCACCGGGAGAGTGGGACCCCAAAATACGCATTGAGCCCCCTAAAAAAGTGCCCTCTGCAGACAAAAG GAAGTCAGTTTTCTCTCTGAACGAGCTGGGACAGATGAATGgagcagctggaggaggaggggcgGTCAGCGAAGATGAAGAGATGCCGGTTCCTCATGAACTGGGAGAGGAACTGGCCTTCACTGGCAG ATTCTGTGGAGGTCTGTTTCTGGACATTAAGAGGAAACTGCCCTGGTATCCCAGTGATTTCTATGAAGGCTTTCACATTCAATCCATCTCTGCTGTTCTTTTCATCTACCTGGGCTGCATCACTAACGCCATCACTTTCGGAGGGCTTTTAGGGGATGCCACCGACAACTATCAG GGTGTAATGGAAAGTTTTCTTGGCACTGCTTTAGCAGGGACGGTTTTCTGCATGTTTGGAGGTCAACCCCTCATTATTCTCAGTTCCACAGGGCCCATCCTCATCTTTGAGAAACTACTTTACGAATTCAGCAA GAACAATGGGATCGACTACATGGAGTTACGTCTGTGGATCGGGATGCACTCCTGCCTGCAGTGCTTCCTTCTGGTCGCCGTGGACGCCAGCTACATTATCAAATACATGACACGCTTTACAGAGGAAGGTTTCTCCAGCCTTAtctccttcatcttcatctCCGACGCCATCAAGAAAATGGTTGGCTCCTTCAAATACTACCCCATCAACACCGACTTCAAGCCTGACTACGTCACCGCCTACAAGTGCGAGTGTGTGGCCCCCGACCCCA TCCCAGTGCCAGACAACACTTCTAATCTCTTTGGt TTAAATGTCACAGCCCTGGATTGGACACAGCTTAGCAAGAAGGAGTGCGTGAAATACGGCGGCTCTTTGGTGGGCAAATCGTGTAAGTATGTTCCAGACCTGGCCCTCATGTCTTTCATCCTCTTCTTCGGCACCTACTCCATGACCGTGTCGCTCAAGAAGTTCAAGTTCAGTCGCTACTTCCCTACGaag TTACGCAAACTCATCAGTGATTTCTCCATCTTCATGTCAATCATGACATTTGTGGGCGTGGACATGTTGTTGGGGCTTAAAACACCCAAACTGATTGTGCCAACAGAATTCAAG CCCACTCGTTCTGACCGTGGTTGGTTGGTGATGCCCTTTGGGAAGAACCCGTGGTGGGTGTACCTCGCGAGCTTTGTCCCCGCTCTCCTTGTCACCATCCTCATCTTCATGGACCAACAGATCAGTGCAGTAATTGTCAACAGGAAGGAGAACAAGCTCAAG AAAGGGTGCGGCTACCACCTGGACCTGTTCTGGGTGGGTGTCCTCATGGCTGCTTGTTCGTTTATGGGGTTGCCATGGTATGTGGCTGCCACGGTGATATCCATCGCTCACATCGACTCGCTGAAGATGGAAAGTGAGAGCAGCGCACCGGGGGAGCAGCCGCAGTTTTTGGGCGTGAG GGAACAGAGGTTAACTGGAATCCTGGTATTCGTGCTGACTGGTGTTTCCATCTTCTTGGCCCCAGTGCTACAG TTTATCCCAATGCCAGTGCTGTACGGTGTTTTTCTCTATATGGGCGTGGCTTCTCTCAATGGCATCCAG TTCTGGGAAAGGATCAAGCTTTACCTGATGCCGTCCAAGCACCAGCCGGACTTCACTTTCCTTCGTCACGTGCCCCTGAGGAGGGTCCATCTCTTCACATTAGTGCAGATCATTTGTCTGGCGGTCCTCTGGACCTTAAAGTCGACCTTCCTCGCCATCATCTTCCCTGTCATG atccTGGGACTGATGGTTGTGCGTAAAATGCTGGACATGGTGTTTTCCCAGCACGACCTGGCCTGGTTGGACGACATTCTCCcggacaaagagaagaagaaaaaagatgatgagaagaagaagaaggagaaaaagaagccTAAAGGAGGAGATGACAGTGAAGATGTaaga AAGTACCATCCTTATTCAAACTGCTCTATGAATGAGGCAGATCTGGACCGAAG CATTACTCTACACCTGAAGATCTCCTGTCCGTCCTCCCCCGCCGGACCTTTGACCCGCGGTATGAACTGCCCCGTGCCTCAGGTCAAGATCGAGATGGAATCCGACTACGACGACATGGACTGTGATCCGCGACGCAGAGATTTGAGCAGCGAGACCACGCTATGA
- the slc4a5a gene encoding electrogenic sodium bicarbonate cotransporter 4 isoform X2 produces MSSREAAEVERGLRYDHHRHEHRECDDRDRDRYELEEGGLDPPEHSLQSDINRTMSPAAERLRYILGDDDDTMPTPTLFTEMDTLQHEGDELEWKESARWVKFEEKVEEGGERWSKPHVSTLSLHSLFELRTCLQTGTVLLDLEGYSLPQIVDDIIERQIEEGLIGPELREKISFVLLRKHRHQTKKPIHRSLADLGKSSSPRSPSRTPAASANFNRSTEDLRSKQAGNYGRLRHAQSRSMSDIADTPSTDQLKNKFMKKIPRDAEASNVLVGEVDFLDKPFVAFVRLSQATTLGGLTEVPVPTRFLFVLLGPPGKAKSYNEIGRAIATLMVDDLFSDVAYKARDREDLIAGIDEFLDEVIVLPPGEWDPKIRIEPPKKVPSADKRKSVFSLNELGQMNGAAGGGGAVSEDEEMPVPHELGEELAFTGRFCGGLFLDIKRKLPWYPSDFYEGFHIQSISAVLFIYLGCITNAITFGGLLGDATDNYQGVMESFLGTALAGTVFCMFGGQPLIILSSTGPILIFEKLLYEFSKNNGIDYMELRLWIGMHSCLQCFLLVAVDASYIIKYMTRFTEEGFSSLISFIFISDAIKKMVGSFKYYPINTDFKPDYVTAYKCECVAPDPSESFHGTGSHPLCGSLASSVISQLNVTALDWTQLSKKECVKYGGSLVGKSCKYVPDLALMSFILFFGTYSMTVSLKKFKFSRYFPTKLRKLISDFSIFMSIMTFVGVDMLLGLKTPKLIVPTEFKPTRSDRGWLVMPFGKNPWWVYLASFVPALLVTILIFMDQQISAVIVNRKENKLKKGCGYHLDLFWVGVLMAACSFMGLPWYVAATVISIAHIDSLKMESESSAPGEQPQFLGVREQRLTGILVFVLTGVSIFLAPVLQFIPMPVLYGVFLYMGVASLNGIQFWERIKLYLMPSKHQPDFTFLRHVPLRRVHLFTLVQIICLAVLWTLKSTFLAIIFPVMILGLMVVRKMLDMVFSQHDLAWLDDILPDKEKKKKDDAKKEEKREVVIETERKRQIFLECHFNDIGHHLGQKKTVHRIQSKYYWLGIVKDVVDWIKVCETCQQTERNKNMARTIRPIKVDGPWEVVGIEICGPFPVTAQGGNTHVVIITDYFSKWVEALPVQKKDALSVARCISTSIYRFGSVKTIFCSQSANFCEEVTKQLCDRWNIVQKVTSVDRPQRNGLYDRSSELLRDAIKQVALEKQAEWDDFLDPVLSLFRTSTNPTTKFTPYVLMFNRKPSMPSEMKLDLLSYDQEQEACPVNEESVSAVMSSMQEQQHSVKQLVIANMNAAYRQEKKNAKRRARSIPSIALNVTDPLFNTEEPSSPKKLKDSLYLSFPVETVLATDQSTPNDKKNNLEYPLAGSNVN; encoded by the exons TGTCCCCGGCAGCTGAGCGTTTGCGCTACATTCTGGGAGATGATGACGACACAATGCCCACTCCCACTCTCTTCACTGAGATGGACACGCTACAGCATGAGGGGGATGAGCTGGAGTGGAAAGAGTCAGCTAG GTGGGTGAAGTTtgaggagaaggtggaggaaggaggagagagatggagcaaaCCTCACGTTTCTACACTGTCCTTGCACAGTCTGTTTGAGCTACGGACCTGTCTGCAGACTGGTACTGTTTTGCTGGACCTGGAGGGCTACTCTCTCCCACAGATAGTTG ATGACATCATCGAGCGCCAGATTGAGGAGGGTCTGATTGGACCAGAGCTCAGAGAGAAGATTAGCTTTGTGTTGCTACggaaacacagacaccagaccAAGAAACCCATCCATCGCTCACTTGCAGACTTGGGCAAATCCAGCTCAC CCCGTAGTCCCAGCCGCACACCAGCTGCCAGTGCTAACTTCAACCGCTCCACAGAGGACCTGCGATCCAAACAGGCAGGAAACTATGGCCGTCTCC GCCATGCCCAGAGCCGAAGCATGAGCGATATCGCAGACACACCGAGCACAGACCAG CTGAAGAACAAGTTTATGAAAAAGATTCCCAGAGATGCAGAAGCCTCTAATGTCCTGGTTGGAGAGGTGGACTTTTTGGACAAGCCTTTTGTTGCCTTTGTGCGCCTGTCCCAGGCAACCACACTGGGTGGTCTTACTGAAGTCCCAGTGCCCACCAG ATTCTTGTTTGTGCTCTTGGGACCGCCTGGAAAAGCCAAATCTTACAACGAGATCGGCCGAGCTATCGCCACTCTGATGGTGGATGAT CTCTTCAGTGACGTGGCTTATAAGGCTCGGGACCGAGAGGACCTGATCGCAGGCATCGATGAGTTCTTGGATGAGGTCATAGTGCTTCCACCGGGAGAGTGGGACCCCAAAATACGCATTGAGCCCCCTAAAAAAGTGCCCTCTGCAGACAAAAG GAAGTCAGTTTTCTCTCTGAACGAGCTGGGACAGATGAATGgagcagctggaggaggaggggcgGTCAGCGAAGATGAAGAGATGCCGGTTCCTCATGAACTGGGAGAGGAACTGGCCTTCACTGGCAG ATTCTGTGGAGGTCTGTTTCTGGACATTAAGAGGAAACTGCCCTGGTATCCCAGTGATTTCTATGAAGGCTTTCACATTCAATCCATCTCTGCTGTTCTTTTCATCTACCTGGGCTGCATCACTAACGCCATCACTTTCGGAGGGCTTTTAGGGGATGCCACCGACAACTATCAG GGTGTAATGGAAAGTTTTCTTGGCACTGCTTTAGCAGGGACGGTTTTCTGCATGTTTGGAGGTCAACCCCTCATTATTCTCAGTTCCACAGGGCCCATCCTCATCTTTGAGAAACTACTTTACGAATTCAGCAA GAACAATGGGATCGACTACATGGAGTTACGTCTGTGGATCGGGATGCACTCCTGCCTGCAGTGCTTCCTTCTGGTCGCCGTGGACGCCAGCTACATTATCAAATACATGACACGCTTTACAGAGGAAGGTTTCTCCAGCCTTAtctccttcatcttcatctCCGACGCCATCAAGAAAATGGTTGGCTCCTTCAAATACTACCCCATCAACACCGACTTCAAGCCTGACTACGTCACCGCCTACAAGTGCGAGTGTGTGGCCCCCGACCCCAGTGAGTCATTCCATGGCACAGGGTCACATC ctttgtGTGGTTCTCTCGCCTCCTCTGTCATCTCCCAGTTAAATGTCACAGCCCTGGATTGGACACAGCTTAGCAAGAAGGAGTGCGTGAAATACGGCGGCTCTTTGGTGGGCAAATCGTGTAAGTATGTTCCAGACCTGGCCCTCATGTCTTTCATCCTCTTCTTCGGCACCTACTCCATGACCGTGTCGCTCAAGAAGTTCAAGTTCAGTCGCTACTTCCCTACGaag TTACGCAAACTCATCAGTGATTTCTCCATCTTCATGTCAATCATGACATTTGTGGGCGTGGACATGTTGTTGGGGCTTAAAACACCCAAACTGATTGTGCCAACAGAATTCAAG CCCACTCGTTCTGACCGTGGTTGGTTGGTGATGCCCTTTGGGAAGAACCCGTGGTGGGTGTACCTCGCGAGCTTTGTCCCCGCTCTCCTTGTCACCATCCTCATCTTCATGGACCAACAGATCAGTGCAGTAATTGTCAACAGGAAGGAGAACAAGCTCAAG AAAGGGTGCGGCTACCACCTGGACCTGTTCTGGGTGGGTGTCCTCATGGCTGCTTGTTCGTTTATGGGGTTGCCATGGTATGTGGCTGCCACGGTGATATCCATCGCTCACATCGACTCGCTGAAGATGGAAAGTGAGAGCAGCGCACCGGGGGAGCAGCCGCAGTTTTTGGGCGTGAG GGAACAGAGGTTAACTGGAATCCTGGTATTCGTGCTGACTGGTGTTTCCATCTTCTTGGCCCCAGTGCTACAG TTTATCCCAATGCCAGTGCTGTACGGTGTTTTTCTCTATATGGGCGTGGCTTCTCTCAATGGCATCCAG TTCTGGGAAAGGATCAAGCTTTACCTGATGCCGTCCAAGCACCAGCCGGACTTCACTTTCCTTCGTCACGTGCCCCTGAGGAGGGTCCATCTCTTCACATTAGTGCAGATCATTTGTCTGGCGGTCCTCTGGACCTTAAAGTCGACCTTCCTCGCCATCATCTTCCCTGTCATG atccTGGGACTGATGGTTGTGCGTAAAATGCTGGACATGGTGTTTTCCCAGCACGACCTGGCCTGGTTGGACGACATTCTCCcggacaaagagaagaagaaaaaagatgatg cgaagaaggaggagaagagagaggtggTCATTGAGACTGAGCGGAAACGACAAATATTCCTTGAGTGTCACTTTAACGACATTGGCCATCATCTGGGACAGAAGAAAACTGTCCACAGAATCCAGAGCAAATACTACTGGCTTGGCATAGTCAAGGATGTGGTAGACTGG atTAAAGTATGTGAAACTTGTCAACAGACTGaacgaaacaaaaacatggCCAGAACCATTCGACCAATAAAAGTGGACGGACCATGGGAGGTTGTTGGGATTGAAATATGTG gTCCGTTTCCTGTGACTGCACAAGGAGGCAACACACATGTTGTTATAATCACAGACTACTTCAGTAAATGGGTGGAAGCCCTCCCAGTACAAAAGAAAGATGCTCTTTCTGTAGCAAGATGTATTTCGACGTCCATTTACAG GTTTGGATCTGTGAAGACCATTTTTTGCTCTCAAAGTGCTAACTTCTGTGAGGAG GTAACAAAGCAGCTATGCGACCGGTGGAACATTGTTCAGAAGGTAACGTCCGTTGACCGGCCGCAGAGAAATGGGTTGTACGACCGGAGCAGTGAGCTGCTTAGAGATGCCATAAAACAGGTGGCGCTAGAGAAGCAGGCCGAATGGGACGACTTCCTCGATCCAGTTCTGTCGCTTTTCCGAACGTCCACAAACCCCACCACGAAGTTCACTCCGTACGTCCTCATGTTCAACAGGAAACCCAGCATGCCCAGTGAG ATGAAGCTGGATCTCCTCAGTTACGATCAGGAGCAGGAGGCCTGTCCTGTGAATGAGGAGAGTGTCTCCGCCGTAATGTCCTCCATGCAGGAGCAGCAGCACTCCGTCAAACAGCTG GTAATTGCCAATATGAATGCCGcatacagacaggagaagaaGAATGCCAAACGCCGCGCGAGAAGCATACCCTCCATCGCGCTTAACGTCACAGACCCATTATTCAACACAGAGGAACCTTCTTCACCAAAGAAACTTAAAGACAGCTTGTACCTTTCATTTCCAGTTGAGACAGTTCTTGCCACAGATCAAAGCACGCCAAATGACAAGAAGAACAACTTGGAGTATCCATTGGCAGGTTCTAATGTTAACTGA
- the ogfod2 gene encoding 2-oxoglutarate and iron-dependent oxygenase domain-containing protein 2 — protein MGKFYTCSCFCTDNIFLEEYKLHVRFVNENQFRTDYQMILRSRGCNTDSQFHCVLEKVRLEIDRRRTLGVKSAEREATIRETYKPLHKHVYHLQESFLAPGFLEIVKYCSGEDASKDGLMKLIHEEAAPRVYRFPVFSKDFCQELIEELENFEQSEAPKGRPNTMNNYGILLNELGFDEDFITPLREKYLHPVTSILYPDCGGQCLDSHKAFVVKYAMKEDLDLCYHYDNAEVTLNVSLGKEFTEGNLYFGDMRQVPLSETECVEVEHHVTEGLLHRGQHMHGALPITSGLRCNLIIWMRASRERNQLCPMCGKKPTLVESDGFADGFTADATGPTAQQTSCLLT, from the exons ATGGGTAAGTTCTACACCTGCAGTTGCTTTTGCACTGATAATATTTTTCTTGAAGAATACAAGCTCCATGTTCGATTCGTGAACGAAAACCAATTTAGGACGGATTATCAAATG ATCTTGAGATCTCGTGGCTGTAATACCGATTCTCAATTCCACTGCGTCCTCGAGAAG GTCCGTCTCGAGATTGATAGGCGCCGCACTCTAGGAGTAAAATCAGCAGAAAGAGAAGCTACCATAAGAGAGACGTACAAACCTCTTCACAAACACGTTTATCATTTGCAG GAGTCATTTCTGGCTCCCGGATTTCTGGAAATAGTCAAATATTGCAGCGGCGAAGATGCCAGCAAAGACGGACTGATGAAACTGATACATGAAGAAGCAG caccAAGGGTCTATCGCTTCCCTGTGTTCAGTAAGGATTTCTGTCAGGAGTTGATAGAGGAGCTGGAGAATTTTGAACAGTCAGAGGCACCGAAAGGCAGGCCAAACACCATGAACAACTATGGG ATTCTCTTAAATGAGTTGGGCTTTGACGAGGATTTCATCACACCACTGAGGGAGAAGTATTTACATCCAGTCACTTCTATACTATACCCTGACTGTGGGGGGCAGTGTCTGGACAGCCACAAAGCTTTTGTAGTAAAATATGCCATGAAGGAAGACTTGGATCTCTGCTATCACTATGACAATGCTGAGGTCACTCTGAATGTCTCACTGGGAAAAGAGTTCACAGAGGGCAATCTGTACTTTGGAGACatgagacag GTCCCCCTGAGTGAGACGGAGTGTGTGGAAGTGGAGCATCATGTGACAGAGGGTTTGCTCCACAGGGGTCAACACATGCATGGAGCTCTGCCCATCACCTCTGGCCTCCGCTGTAACCTCATCATATGGATGAGGGCCTCCCGTGAACGGAACCAGCTCTGCCCCATGTGCGGCAAGAAACCCACGCTAGTGGAGAGCGACGGCTTTGCAGACGGTTTCACCGCCGACGCTACCGGGCCAACAGCCCAGCAAACGTCATGCCTTTTAACTTAA
- the abcb9 gene encoding ABC-type oligopeptide transporter ABCB9 has product MRIAVALACNLTFIFVDIVVTTVLYVRGTSLEDFSNDALDFDVHRSVLDLWGTVLIRSSLLLGASIGVCWNRVDGPRRVVGLSSLNALICLSILTFALAKLLMFSEEGSAMYDPWFLSLLTWTCVSAITIMFLWKLLGKSPNTVAVGADREETERLVEPLSDGFENDEGEEEGDRKKRKKRKGMKDEPRSSATVGRLLSYCKKDSLLLAVAFFFLLLSAVCEAFIPYLTGQAIDGIVIHKSMENFVRPVVTLSVLAFVSSLAIGVRGGVFTLTFARLNIRLRNLLFRSLMSQDIEFFDANHTGDITSRLTSDTTQVSDLISQNVNLFLRSFVKGVGFFIFMFGMSWKLSLVTLMGFPYIGLISKLYGEYYKRLTKEVQTSLAQANKVAEETISAMRTVRSFANEEQEAESYYAKLLEVFQLNKKQALAYACYMWSSCISELALQVVILSYGGHLVMSNQMSGGALIAFFIYELELGECLESIASVYTGLMQGVGAAEKVFEYINRKPKHLPQGQEAPDVFKGLIEFKNVTFAYPTRPDTDVLKGVSFCSRPGEVTALVGPSGSGKSSCISLLENFYTPQQGQVLLDGRPVHAYRHDYLHSQVALVGQEPILFARSVQKNISYGLKDIPMDAVVSAATKANAHDFITALPKGYDTDVGEKGAQLSGGQKQRVAIARALIRQPRVIVLDEATSALDAESEHIVQQALNDIMREHTVLVIAHRLSTVEKAHNIIVIDKGMVVEEGPHADLMARGGLYSKLVQRQITGIETGLEILNPPTDSPQLQKEEEKQSNEESGESDHDARY; this is encoded by the exons ATGAGGATCGCCGTGGCTCTTGCTTGTAATTTGACCTTCATTTTTGTGGATATTGTTGTCACCACAGTATTATACGTTCGTGGTACTAGCTTGGAGGATTTCTCAAATGACGCACTAGATTTCGATGTTCACCGGTCAGTGTTGGATCTTTGGGGGACTGTTCTGATTCGCAGCTCCTTGCTACTGGGTGCTTCCATCGGTGTATGCTGGAACAGAGTCGATGGTCCCAGGAGGGTAGTGGGACTTAGCTCACTAAATGCTTTAATATGCCTCTCCATCTTGACCTTTGCTCTAGCCAAATTGCTGATGTTCTCCGAGGAAGGGTCGGCAATGTACGACCCTTGGTTTCTTAGTCTCCTAACATGGACATGCGTTTCTGCCATAACCATCATGTTCTTGTGGAAACTGCTTGGAAAAAGCCCAAACACTGTTGCTGTTGGTGCTgatagagaggagacagagaggctgGTGGAGCCGCTTAGTGACGGCTTCGAAAATGATGAAGGGGAGgaagaaggagacagaaagaagaggaaaaagaggaaaggaatgaAGGATGAACCTCGTTCAAGTGCAACTGTGGGCCGTTTGCTGTCATATTGCAAGAAGGACTCTCTGCTGCTAGCTGttgcttttttcttcctccttctgtctgccgtgt GTGAGGCCTTTATACCTTATCTCACTGGACAAGCCATCGATGGTATTGTCATTCATAAGAGTATGGAGAATTTCGTCAGGCCTGTGGTAACTCTCTCTGTGCTCGCCTTTGTCAG TTCGTTGGCTATAGGTGTACGAGGAGGTGTGTTCACCTTAACGTTTGCCAGGCTGAATATTCGGCTCCGGAACCTTCTCTTCAGGTCGTTAATGAGTCAAGACATTGAATTCTTTGATGCTAACCACACAG GTGACATTACTTCCCGCCTGACCTCTGACACTACGCAGGTGAGCGATCTGATCTCGCAGAACGTCAACCTCTTCCTACGCAGCTTCGTCAAAGGCGTGGGTTTTTTCATCTTTATGTTTGGAATGTCGTGGAAACTGTCGCTCGTCACCCTCATGGGCTTTCCGTACATAGGTCTCATTTCCAAACTCTACGGGGAATATTACAAG AGACTGACTAAAGAAGTTCAGACGTCGCTTGCTCAAGCCAACAAGGTAGCAGAGGAGACGATCTCGGCGATGAGGACGGTTCGTAGTTTTGCTAACGAGGAGCAGGAGGCGGAGTCTTACTACGCCAAGCTGCTTGAGGTGTTTCAACTCAACAAGAAGCAGGCCCTGGCTTACGCCTGCTACATGTGGTCCAGCTGC ATTTCCGAACTGGCCCTACAAGTGGTCATCCTGTCCTATGGAGGTCACCTTGTAATGTCCAATCAGATGAGTGGGGGGGCCCTCATTGCCTTTTTCATCTATGAACTGGAGTTGGGCGAGTGTCTAGAA AGTATAGCGTCGGTCTACACCGGTTTAATGCAGGGTGTGGGAGCAGCCGAGAAGGTTTTCGAATATATCAACAGGAAACCGAAACACCTCCCCCAGGGTCAAGAGGCCCCAGACGTGTTCAAGGGCCTGATCGAGTTTAAGAACGTGACGTTCGCTTATCCGACGCGCCCGGACACAGACGTACTGAAG GGCGTATCGTTCTGTTCGCGGCCCGGGGAGGTGACCGCTCTGGTGGGTCCGTCGGGCAGTGGGAAGAGCTCCTGCATCTCTCTGCTGGAGAACTTCTACACTCCTCAGCAGGGACAGGTGCTTCTGGACGGCCGACCGGTGCACGCTTATCGGCATGACTACCTTCACTCTCAG GTGGCTTTGGTTGGTCAGGAGCCCATCCTCTTTGCCCGCTCTGTTCAGAAGAACATTAGCTACGGCCTGAAGGACATTCCTATGGACGCCGTCGTGTCGGCTGCAACCAAAGCTAACGCTCATGACTTTATCACCGCTCTCCCCAAAGGATATGACACAG ATGTGGGTGAAAAGGGTGCCCAGTTATCTGGAGGGCAGAAGCAACGCGTGGCCATCGCACGCGCCCTGATCCGACAGCCTCGCGTAATCGTCCTGGACGAAGCTACAAGTGCTCTGGACGCAGAGAGTGAACACATA GTTCAGCAAGCCCTGAATGACATCATGCGAGAGcatacagtgttagtgatcgcCCATCGTCTGAGCACTGTGGAGAAGGCCCATAACATTATTGTGATTGACAAAGggatggtggtggaggaggggcCACATGCTGACCTCATGGCGAGGGGCGGGCTCTACTCTAAACTGGTCCAGAGGCAGATAACAGGCATTGAGACAGGGCTGGAGATCCTCAACCCCCCCACAGATTCTCCCCAGCTccaaaaagaggaggagaaacagagcaatGAGGAGAGTGGAGAGTCAGATCACGATGCCCGATACTGA